From Ancylobacter pratisalsi, one genomic window encodes:
- the phnN gene encoding phosphonate metabolism protein/1,5-bisphosphokinase (PRPP-forming) PhnN, whose translation MSEAGAGVCGNRGGERLGPGPLVLVVGPSGAGKDTLIAYARARLADRADICFARRRITRPADATENHIAVNEADFARDVAEGRFPLHWQANGLSYALGPEIAEEIAGGRIVVANGSRAALDEARARFARVVVVHVTAPPEVLAARLAARGREQGEAVLRRLAREPALSTPPDLRILNVDAADAAGERLAAFLSGL comes from the coding sequence GTGAGCGAGGCGGGGGCAGGCGTTTGCGGGAATCGCGGTGGGGAACGGCTCGGGCCGGGCCCGCTGGTGCTGGTGGTCGGGCCCTCGGGCGCCGGCAAGGACACGCTGATTGCCTATGCGCGCGCGCGCCTCGCCGACCGCGCGGACATATGTTTCGCCCGCAGGCGCATCACCCGGCCGGCCGATGCCACCGAGAACCATATCGCCGTCAATGAAGCGGACTTCGCCCGCGATGTCGCCGAGGGGCGGTTCCCGCTGCACTGGCAGGCCAACGGGCTGAGCTACGCGCTCGGCCCCGAGATCGCGGAAGAGATCGCGGGCGGACGGATCGTGGTCGCCAACGGCTCGCGGGCGGCGCTTGATGAGGCCCGCGCGCGCTTTGCCCGCGTCGTCGTGGTGCATGTGACGGCCCCGCCCGAGGTGCTGGCGGCGCGGCTTGCCGCACGCGGGCGCGAGCAGGGGGAGGCGGTGCTGCGGCGGCTGGCGCGCGAACCGGCGCTCTCGACCCCGCCGGACCTGCGCATCCTCAATGTCGATGCGGCCGATGCCGCGGGCGAGCGGCTGGCGGCGTTCCTGAGCGGGCTGTGA
- a CDS encoding alpha-D-ribose 1-methylphosphonate 5-triphosphate diphosphatase translates to MNETIYANARLVLPDEVRHGHLVVRDGRIAEIGEGAVPRAALDMAGDYLLPGFVELHTDHVEGHLYPRPRVMWNAFAAVTAYDAQIAASGITTVFDSLRVWPDKRAVGMDGDAPLLARTLSQAGQAGLLRAEHHVHLRCEVAADGVVEDARALMDACDVRLISLMDHTPGQRQFLTETHFRSYYKKKSGMSDAEMDIIVADRMSAHALHARPNRVRLVELAHERGIVLASHDDATDAHVEEAVADGVAIAEFPTTPHAANGSHRAGIRVLMGAPNVVRGGSHTGNVAAADLARAGVLDILSSDYVPGSLLLAAFALPQMVEAITLPQAVAMVSANPADAASLTDRGRLASGQRADFLRVSDAGPAPVARMVWREGERIA, encoded by the coding sequence ATGAACGAGACCATCTATGCCAATGCCCGGCTGGTGCTGCCCGACGAGGTGCGGCACGGCCATCTCGTGGTGCGGGACGGGCGCATCGCCGAGATCGGCGAAGGGGCGGTGCCGCGCGCGGCGCTGGACATGGCCGGCGACTACCTGCTGCCCGGCTTCGTGGAACTGCACACCGACCATGTGGAGGGCCATCTCTATCCGCGCCCGCGAGTGATGTGGAACGCCTTCGCGGCGGTGACGGCCTATGACGCGCAGATCGCCGCGTCCGGCATCACCACCGTGTTCGATTCCCTGCGGGTGTGGCCCGACAAGCGCGCGGTGGGCATGGATGGCGACGCGCCGCTGCTGGCGCGCACCCTCTCGCAGGCCGGGCAGGCGGGCCTGCTGCGCGCCGAGCACCATGTGCACCTGCGCTGCGAGGTGGCGGCGGACGGCGTGGTGGAAGACGCGCGGGCGCTCATGGACGCCTGCGACGTGCGCCTGATCTCGCTGATGGACCACACGCCGGGCCAGCGCCAGTTTCTGACCGAGACGCATTTCCGCAGCTACTACAAGAAGAAGAGCGGCATGAGCGATGCCGAGATGGACATCATCGTCGCCGACCGCATGAGCGCGCACGCGCTCCATGCCCGCCCCAACCGCGTGCGGCTGGTGGAACTGGCCCATGAGCGGGGCATCGTGCTGGCCAGCCATGACGACGCCACCGACGCCCATGTGGAGGAAGCGGTGGCGGACGGGGTGGCGATCGCCGAGTTTCCCACCACGCCGCACGCGGCGAACGGCTCGCACCGCGCCGGCATCCGCGTGCTGATGGGGGCGCCGAATGTGGTGCGCGGGGGCTCGCACACCGGAAATGTTGCCGCCGCCGATCTGGCCCGCGCGGGCGTGCTTGATATCCTTTCGTCCGACTACGTGCCCGGCAGCCTGCTGCTCGCCGCCTTCGCCCTGCCGCAGATGGTGGAGGCCATAACGCTGCCGCAGGCGGTGGCGATGGTGAGCGCCAATCCGGCGGATGCGGCGAGCCTGACCGATCGCGGGCGGCTGGCCAGCGGCCAGAGGGCGGATTTCCTGCGCGTGTCCGATGCCGGCCCGGCGCCGGTGGCGCGCATGGTGTGGCGCGAGGGGGAGCGGATCGCGTGA
- the phnL gene encoding phosphonate C-P lyase system protein PhnL: MSEPILQASGLSKTFVLHLREGARLPVVSGASFELHAGECVALGGPSGAGKSSLLKMVYGNYRVDAGAIRVRDGDEQVDVARAAPRRLIRLRAHTMGYVSQFLRVIPRVSALDVVADPLLGDGVAPEEALPRARALLGRLNLPERLWPLPPATFSGGEQQRVNIARGLIAHRPLLLMDEPTASLDAANRQVVVELIGEKKRAGVAILGIFHDSEVREAVCDRVIDVTTFGQAA; this comes from the coding sequence ATGAGCGAACCAATCCTTCAGGCATCGGGACTGAGCAAGACCTTTGTGCTGCATCTGCGCGAGGGTGCGCGGCTGCCGGTGGTCTCGGGCGCCTCGTTTGAACTCCATGCCGGCGAATGCGTGGCGCTGGGCGGGCCCTCGGGTGCGGGCAAAAGCTCGCTGCTGAAAATGGTCTACGGCAATTACCGCGTGGACGCGGGCGCGATCCGCGTGCGCGACGGCGACGAGCAGGTGGATGTCGCGCGGGCCGCTCCGCGCCGGCTGATCCGCCTTCGGGCCCACACCATGGGCTATGTCAGCCAGTTTCTGCGCGTGATCCCGCGCGTGTCGGCGCTTGACGTGGTGGCCGACCCGCTGCTCGGCGACGGTGTCGCGCCCGAGGAAGCGCTGCCGCGCGCGCGCGCCCTGCTGGGGCGGCTGAACCTGCCCGAGCGTCTGTGGCCGCTGCCGCCGGCGACCTTTTCGGGCGGCGAGCAGCAACGCGTGAACATCGCGCGCGGGCTGATCGCCCATCGCCCGCTTCTCCTGATGGACGAGCCGACCGCCTCGCTGGATGCCGCCAACCGGCAGGTGGTGGTGGAGCTGATCGGCGAAAAGAAACGCGCCGGCGTGGCCATTCTCGGCATCTTCCATGATTCCGAGGTGCGCGAGGCGGTGTGCGACCGGGTGATCGACGTGACGACGTTCGGGCAGGCGGCGTGA
- the phnK gene encoding phosphonate C-P lyase system protein PhnK, producing the protein MTNPIATDDAPLLVAEGLSKNYGARIGCRDVSLEIFPGEVLAVVGESGSGKSTLLGLLSTELAPSAGRVSYRLREGRLADLSTLGPAEKRLLMRTDWGFVRQNPAEGLRMAVSAGGNVGERLMAVGWRHYGQIREEASDWLGQVEIDADRIDDDPRAFSGGMRQRLQIARNLVTRPRLVFMDEPTGGLDVSVQARLLDLIRSLVAKMGLAVIIVTHDLAVARLLSHRMVVMRHGRVIETGLTDQVLDDPREPYTQLLVSSVLAA; encoded by the coding sequence ATGACCAACCCGATTGCGACCGACGACGCCCCGCTGCTCGTCGCCGAGGGACTCTCGAAGAACTACGGCGCGCGCATCGGCTGCCGCGACGTCTCCCTGGAGATCTTTCCGGGCGAGGTGCTGGCGGTGGTGGGCGAGAGTGGCTCGGGCAAATCGACCCTGCTCGGCCTGCTTTCCACCGAGCTGGCGCCCAGCGCCGGGCGGGTGTCCTACCGGTTGCGCGAGGGCCGGCTGGCGGATCTCTCCACGCTCGGGCCGGCGGAAAAGCGGCTGCTGATGCGCACCGACTGGGGCTTTGTGCGGCAGAACCCGGCGGAGGGGCTGCGCATGGCGGTTTCGGCCGGCGGCAATGTCGGCGAGCGGCTGATGGCGGTGGGCTGGCGGCATTATGGCCAGATCCGCGAGGAGGCGAGCGACTGGCTGGGCCAGGTCGAGATCGATGCCGACCGGATCGACGACGACCCGCGCGCCTTTTCCGGCGGCATGCGCCAGCGGCTTCAGATCGCGCGCAACCTCGTCACCCGCCCGCGCCTCGTCTTCATGGACGAGCCCACCGGCGGGCTGGACGTGTCGGTGCAGGCGCGGCTTCTGGATCTGATCCGCTCGCTGGTGGCGAAGATGGGGCTGGCGGTGATCATCGTTACCCATGATCTCGCCGTGGCGCGGCTGCTGTCGCACCGCATGGTGGTGATGCGGCACGGCAGGGTGATCGAGACCGGGCTGACCGACCAGGTGCTGGACGACCCGCGCGAGCCCTACACCCAGTTGCTGGTGTCTTCGGTTCTGGCGGCATGA
- a CDS encoding GNAT family N-acetyltransferase, with translation MSASELIIRPAEPADLPAVLALYRELDAEDALDVAEARAIFERMARYPDYTLHVGEADGTVLGTFTLLVMDNMAHRGARSAVIEAVAVAAAAQGRGIGRAMMDAALAMAREKGCYKASLSTRMSREGAHAFYESLGFERHGYSYVTEPGRDVGARQRVVMPGQDGGPGGPSGPDVAERV, from the coding sequence ATGAGTGCGAGCGAACTCATCATCCGCCCCGCCGAGCCGGCGGACCTGCCCGCCGTGCTGGCGCTCTATCGCGAACTCGACGCGGAAGACGCGCTCGACGTCGCCGAGGCGCGGGCGATCTTCGAGCGGATGGCGCGCTATCCCGACTACACGCTGCATGTCGGCGAGGCGGACGGCACGGTGCTCGGCACTTTCACGCTGCTGGTGATGGACAACATGGCCCATCGCGGCGCGCGCTCGGCCGTCATCGAGGCGGTGGCCGTCGCCGCCGCCGCTCAGGGGCGGGGGATCGGTCGCGCCATGATGGACGCGGCGCTGGCCATGGCGCGCGAGAAGGGCTGCTACAAGGCGAGCCTGTCCACGCGGATGTCGCGCGAGGGCGCCCACGCCTTCTACGAGAGCCTCGGTTTCGAGCGCCATGGCTACAGCTACGTCACGGAGCCGGGACGTGACGTTGGCGCCCGGCAAAGGGTCGTCATGCCCGGCCAGGACGGCGGACCCGGCGGACCCAGCGGACCCGATGTGGCGGAGCGCGTATGA
- a CDS encoding alpha-D-ribose 1-methylphosphonate 5-phosphate C-P-lyase PhnJ produces MNARSVGGMPEITYNFAYLDEQTKRMIRRAILKAIAIPGYQVPFAAREMPMPYGWGTGGVQVTAAVLGPDDVLKVIDQGADDTTNAVAIRGFFEKTAQVATTTSTTEATIIQTRHRIPETPLSEDQILVYQVPIPEPLRFLEPRETETRQLHALAEYGLMHVKLYEDIARHGHIATTYAYPVEVAGRYVMDPSPIPKFDNPKMDDCPALQLFGAGREKRIYAIPPHTRVRSLDFDDHPFQVQRFAKPCALCAATGVYLDEVILDDRGGRMFVCSDTDFCNGRQEQGHVGELGVPAGEAA; encoded by the coding sequence ATGAATGCCCGTTCAGTCGGCGGCATGCCGGAGATCACCTACAATTTCGCCTATCTCGACGAGCAGACCAAGCGGATGATCCGCCGGGCGATCCTGAAGGCCATCGCCATTCCCGGCTATCAGGTGCCCTTCGCCGCGCGCGAAATGCCGATGCCCTATGGCTGGGGCACCGGCGGTGTGCAGGTGACGGCGGCGGTGCTGGGCCCCGACGACGTGCTGAAGGTGATCGACCAGGGCGCGGACGACACCACCAATGCGGTGGCGATCCGCGGCTTCTTCGAGAAGACCGCGCAGGTGGCGACCACGACCTCCACCACCGAGGCCACCATCATCCAGACCCGGCACCGGATTCCCGAGACGCCGCTGAGCGAGGACCAGATCCTGGTCTACCAGGTGCCGATTCCCGAACCGCTGCGCTTTCTCGAACCGCGCGAGACCGAGACCCGCCAGCTGCACGCGCTGGCCGAATACGGCCTCATGCATGTGAAGCTCTATGAGGACATCGCCCGGCACGGCCATATCGCCACCACCTATGCCTACCCGGTGGAAGTGGCGGGGCGCTATGTGATGGATCCTTCGCCGATTCCGAAATTCGACAACCCGAAGATGGATGACTGCCCCGCGCTCCAGCTGTTCGGTGCCGGGCGGGAGAAGCGGATCTACGCCATTCCCCCGCACACACGCGTGCGCTCGCTGGATTTCGACGATCACCCCTTTCAGGTGCAGCGCTTCGCCAAGCCCTGCGCGCTGTGCGCGGCCACGGGGGTCTATCTCGACGAGGTGATCCTCGACGATCGCGGCGGGCGGATGTTCGTCTGCTCGGACACCGATTTCTGCAACGGCCGGCAGGAACAGGGGCATGTTGGCGAACTGGGCGTGCCGGCGGGCGAGGCGGCATGA